The Puntigrus tetrazona isolate hp1 chromosome 16, ASM1883169v1, whole genome shotgun sequence genome includes a region encoding these proteins:
- the smpdl3b gene encoding acid sphingomyelinase-like phosphodiesterase 3b isoform X1 — MKLTMACVWKMILLNIFAFAGGSSAMKAGYFWHISDLHWDPSYDAGSSSASKCASSGGRPTPNAGRFGDYSCDSPWTLINSTLSAMREILPDPDFIIWTGDDTPHVPDEQLGVEPVLRIIGNLTRIIKNTFPNTKVYSAMGNHDYHPKNQMPPGKNVIYEQTANLWHDWLHAASKETFKTGGYYTEKLLNQTGFRVVVLNTNLYYDQNKVTENIKDPADQFSWADRVLQDAAKNNEKVYIIGHVPPGFFEKKRDKAWFRKEFNKRYIDLIQKHSAVIQGQFFGHHHTDSFRVFYSSKGSPASAMFLTPGVTPWITTLPGVRDGGNNPGIRVFEYDTKTLLIKDILTYYMNLTYSNVARERWEKEYRMTEAFRVPDASPASMHRAMERISSDGRYLQKYYEFNSVNYDLTECGADCRVDHVCAIREVDFDAYERCVLKEGAPPTAPLLLLPLLLSLTLSLLGLPTGA, encoded by the exons ATGAAGCTGACAATGGCATGCGTTTGGAAAATGATTCTTCTCAACATTTTCGCCTTCGCCGGCGGAAGCAGCGCGATGAAAG CAGGTTATTTCTGGCACATCTCAGACCTCCACTGGGATCCTTCTTACGACGCAGGGAGCAGCTCTGCATCGAAATGTGCTTCTAGTGGAGGCCGTCCGACCCCAAACGCAGGCAGATTTGGAGATTATTCCTGTGATTCCCCGTGGACTCTGATAAACTCGACATTGAGTGCCATGAGAGAGATCCTGCCTGACCCGGACTTCATCATCTGGACCGG AGACGATACGCCTCATGTCCCCGACGAGCAGCTGGGAGTCGAACCTGTCCTGCGTATAATCGGCAATCTCACGCGCAtcataaaaaacacttttcccA ATACCAAGGTGTACTCTGCGATGGGAAATCATGACTACCATCCAAAGAACCAAATGCCCCCGGGAAAAAACGTCATTTATGAGCAAACCGCAAACCTGTGGCACGACTGGCTACACGCTGCATCAAAAGAAACCTTTAAAACGG GCGGATATTACACAGAGAAGCTGCTGAATCAAACCGGCTTCAGAGTCGTGGTCCTAAATACAAACCTCTATTACGATCAGAACAAAGTGACGGAAAACATCAAAGACCCCGCGGATCAGTTCAGCTGGGCCGATAGAGTGCTTCAGGACGCAGCTAAGAACAACGAGAAG GTTTACATCATCGGCCACGTCCCTCCAGGGTTTTTCGAGAAGAAGAGAGATAAAGCCTGGTTCAGAAAGGAGTTTAATAAGCGTTATATAGATCTCATCCAGAAGCACAGCGCTGTCATACAGGGCCAGTTCTTTGGGCATCATCACACCGACAGCTTCCGCGTCTTCTACAGCTCGAAAG GATCTCCCGCAAGTGCAATGTTCCTGACTCCAGGAGTGACACCCTGGATAACAACATTACCTGGTGTCAGAGATGGAGGAAACAACCCTGGAATACGAGTCTTCGAGTATGACACCAAAACACTTTTGATCAAG gATATCTTGACCTACTACATGAACCTGACGTACTCGAACGTGGCGCGCGAGCGCTGGGAGAAGGAGTACCGGATGACGGAGGCGTTTCGTGTCCCCGACGCTTCTCCCGCCTCCATGCACCGCGCCATGGAGCGGATATCCAGCGACGGCCGTTATCTGCAGAAGTACTACGAGTTCAACTCCGTGAACTACGACCTGACGGAGTGCGGCGCCGACTGCCGCGTCGATCACGTGTGCGCCATCAGGGAGGTGGACTTCGACGCGTACGAGCGGTGCGTGCTGAAGGagggagctccgcccactgccccgctgctgctgcttcctctgctgctgtcaCTCACCCTCAGCCTGCTAGGCCTTCCGACCGGTGCATGA
- the smpdl3b gene encoding acid sphingomyelinase-like phosphodiesterase 3b isoform X2, with amino-acid sequence MKLTMACVWKMILLNIFAFAGGSSAMKGYFWHISDLHWDPSYDAGSSSASKCASSGGRPTPNAGRFGDYSCDSPWTLINSTLSAMREILPDPDFIIWTGDDTPHVPDEQLGVEPVLRIIGNLTRIIKNTFPNTKVYSAMGNHDYHPKNQMPPGKNVIYEQTANLWHDWLHAASKETFKTGGYYTEKLLNQTGFRVVVLNTNLYYDQNKVTENIKDPADQFSWADRVLQDAAKNNEKVYIIGHVPPGFFEKKRDKAWFRKEFNKRYIDLIQKHSAVIQGQFFGHHHTDSFRVFYSSKGSPASAMFLTPGVTPWITTLPGVRDGGNNPGIRVFEYDTKTLLIKDILTYYMNLTYSNVARERWEKEYRMTEAFRVPDASPASMHRAMERISSDGRYLQKYYEFNSVNYDLTECGADCRVDHVCAIREVDFDAYERCVLKEGAPPTAPLLLLPLLLSLTLSLLGLPTGA; translated from the exons ATGAAGCTGACAATGGCATGCGTTTGGAAAATGATTCTTCTCAACATTTTCGCCTTCGCCGGCGGAAGCAGCGCGATGAAAG GTTATTTCTGGCACATCTCAGACCTCCACTGGGATCCTTCTTACGACGCAGGGAGCAGCTCTGCATCGAAATGTGCTTCTAGTGGAGGCCGTCCGACCCCAAACGCAGGCAGATTTGGAGATTATTCCTGTGATTCCCCGTGGACTCTGATAAACTCGACATTGAGTGCCATGAGAGAGATCCTGCCTGACCCGGACTTCATCATCTGGACCGG AGACGATACGCCTCATGTCCCCGACGAGCAGCTGGGAGTCGAACCTGTCCTGCGTATAATCGGCAATCTCACGCGCAtcataaaaaacacttttcccA ATACCAAGGTGTACTCTGCGATGGGAAATCATGACTACCATCCAAAGAACCAAATGCCCCCGGGAAAAAACGTCATTTATGAGCAAACCGCAAACCTGTGGCACGACTGGCTACACGCTGCATCAAAAGAAACCTTTAAAACGG GCGGATATTACACAGAGAAGCTGCTGAATCAAACCGGCTTCAGAGTCGTGGTCCTAAATACAAACCTCTATTACGATCAGAACAAAGTGACGGAAAACATCAAAGACCCCGCGGATCAGTTCAGCTGGGCCGATAGAGTGCTTCAGGACGCAGCTAAGAACAACGAGAAG GTTTACATCATCGGCCACGTCCCTCCAGGGTTTTTCGAGAAGAAGAGAGATAAAGCCTGGTTCAGAAAGGAGTTTAATAAGCGTTATATAGATCTCATCCAGAAGCACAGCGCTGTCATACAGGGCCAGTTCTTTGGGCATCATCACACCGACAGCTTCCGCGTCTTCTACAGCTCGAAAG GATCTCCCGCAAGTGCAATGTTCCTGACTCCAGGAGTGACACCCTGGATAACAACATTACCTGGTGTCAGAGATGGAGGAAACAACCCTGGAATACGAGTCTTCGAGTATGACACCAAAACACTTTTGATCAAG gATATCTTGACCTACTACATGAACCTGACGTACTCGAACGTGGCGCGCGAGCGCTGGGAGAAGGAGTACCGGATGACGGAGGCGTTTCGTGTCCCCGACGCTTCTCCCGCCTCCATGCACCGCGCCATGGAGCGGATATCCAGCGACGGCCGTTATCTGCAGAAGTACTACGAGTTCAACTCCGTGAACTACGACCTGACGGAGTGCGGCGCCGACTGCCGCGTCGATCACGTGTGCGCCATCAGGGAGGTGGACTTCGACGCGTACGAGCGGTGCGTGCTGAAGGagggagctccgcccactgccccgctgctgctgcttcctctgctgctgtcaCTCACCCTCAGCCTGCTAGGCCTTCCGACCGGTGCATGA
- the mecr gene encoding enoyl-[acyl-carrier-protein] reductase, mitochondrial, with protein sequence MKLSLLFRGRRVYRTAVLLKNNYSVSAARNSTALLYRNHGEPSQVVQLESLVSPQMGPDSVLVKMLAAPINPSDLNMIQGTYAILPELPAVGGNEGVGEVVEVGVEVKTLKAGDRVIPRDAGTGTWRTAAVLKADDLVTLPKDIPVLSAATLGVNPCTAFRMLTDFEELKPGDTVIQNAANSGVGQAVVQIAAAKGIQTVNVVRDRPDLQQLSDRLTALGATHVVTEEKLRRPEMKELFKSCPRPKLALNGVGGKSATEMLRHLQNGGSMVTYGGMAKQPVTVPVSALIFKDVKIRGFWVTRWKRDNKHDEDALRSMLDELCVLIRAGKLTAPACTEVRLQDFRKALENAMKPYVSTKQVFVM encoded by the exons ATGAAACTGTCTCTTTTATTCCGAGGACGTCGCGTTTACCGGACAGCTGTCCTCCTTAAAAACAACTACTCTGTTTCTGCAGCCAGAAACAGCACTGCGCTTTTGTACAGAAACCACGGCGAGCCCTCACAAGTCGTCCA GTTGGAGTCATTGGTTTCGCCTCAAATGGGACCTGACAGTGTCCTGGTGAAAATGCTGGCGGCTCCCATCAACCCCTCTGATTTAAATATGATCCAAG GCACGTATGCCATCTTGCCTGAGCTTCCAGCGGTGGGGGGTAACGAGGGCGTGGGTGAGGTGGTGGAGGTGGGTGTCGAGGTGAAGACGCTCAAGGCGGGCGACCGGGTGATACCAAGGGATGCCGGCACAG GAACGTGGAGAACCGCCGCTGTTTTGAAGGCGGATGACCTGGTGACTCTGCCTAAAGACATTCCTGTACTGTCTGCTGCCACTTTAGGAGTCAATCCCTGTACAGCTTTTAGGATGCTCACAGACTTCGAGGAGCTCAAACCAG GAGACACGGTCATCCAGAACGCAGCTAACAGCGGAGTCGGGCAGGCCGTTGTCCAGATCGCTGCCGCTAAGGGCATTCAAACCGTCAACGTCGTCAGAGACAG GCCTGACCTGCAGCAGCTCTCTGACAGACTGACAGCGCTGGGAGCCACGCACGTCGTCACTGAAGAGAAGCTAAGACGACCGGAGATGAAGGAGCTTTTCAAG TCGTGTCCTCGGCCCAAGCTAGCTCTGAATGGAGTTGGAGGAAAGAGCGCTACGGAGATGTTACGTCATTTACA AAACGGAGGCAGCATGGTGACCTACGGAGGGATGGCCAAACAACCGGTCACTGTTCCAGTG AGTGCGCTGATCTTCAAAGATGTGAAAATAAGAGGTTTTTGGGTGACGCGGTGGAAGAGGGACAACAAACACG ATGAAGACGCCTTACGCAGCATGCTGGATGAACTCTGCGTCCTGATCCGCGCCGGGAAGCTGACGGCTCCAGCTTGCACTGAAGTGCGCCTTCAAGACTTCAGAAAGGCCCTGGAGAACGCCATGAAGCCGTACGTCTCCACCAAACAGGTTTTTGTCATGTGA
- the LOC122360569 gene encoding zinc-binding protein A33-like, producing the protein MSCLSQISEDDLLCPVCYDIFTDPVLLLCSHSVCRACLEEFWSSRGFQECPVCRKKFTACEPPANLALRNVCETFIQNRSSSSPEALCDAHGEKARLFCLDDERLVCLVCRDSEKHLQHTFRPVDEVAPLLKEELKAAVKDLEEKLESFKEIKQTLDDASRHIKAQTQQTVRCLQEEFERLHRFLREEEMIRISALIEEENQKSRMMKERIEQIDREIESLSNNIGTIKNDLDAANMLFLQNVKLSKERAQVTPDDPAMPAGALLNVSKYLRNLKFEVWKKMMQIVQLAPVTLDPNTAHPLLFLTDDLTHVKSSADGQQYPDNPERFDFYQCVLGSEGFTSGTHFWDVEVLNNTCWSVGVTTASNRRKGGSFFDTGVWRVRYMAGQYTSQSAFMPRVHLALDKQLKVIRVQLDWDAGKVSFSDPLTNTHLCTFTTTFNEAIYPFLYNSCTDFPLRILPVKLSIEVVS; encoded by the exons ATGAGTTGCCTGAGTCAAATCTCCGAGGATGACCTGCTGTGTCCCGTGTGCTACGACATCTTCACCGATCCCGTGCTTCTGTTATGCAGCCACAGCGTCTGCAGAGCTTGTCTGGAAGAGTTCTGGAGCTCCAGAGGCTTTCAGGAGTGCCCGGTGTGCCGGAAAAAATTCACGGCGTGTGAACCGCCCGCCAACCTCGCGCTGAGGAACGTGTGCGAGACGTTCATCCAGAACAGAAGCTCCTCTTCACCCGAGGCGCTCTGTGACGCGCACGGAGAGAAAGCCCGGCTCTTCTGTCTGGATGACGAGCGTCTCGTGTGTTTGGTGTGCAGAGATTCAGAGAAACACCTGCAGCACACCTTCAGACCTGTCGATGAAGTCGCGCCGCTTCTAAAG GAGGAGTTGAAAGCTGCGGTGAAAGATTTAGAAGAAAAACTCGAGagctttaaagaaataaaacaaacactcgACGATGCGTCACGACACATTAAG GCCCAGACTCAGCAGACCGTGAGATGCCTGCAGGAGGAGTTTGAGAGGCTTCATCGGTTTCTTCGAGAAGAGGAGATGATCAGAATATCTGCACTGATAGAGGAAGAGAATCAGAAGAGTCGGATGATGAAGGAGAGGATTGAACAAATAGACAGAGAGATCGAATCTCTATCAAACAATATTGGAaccataaaaaatgatttagatgCTGCCAACATGCTCTTTCTGCAA aaCGTCAAGCTCTCAAAAGAAAG AGCTCAGGTCACGCCGGACGATCCAGCGATGCCCGCGGGGGCCTTGCTGAATGTGTCAAAATACCTGAGGAACCTGAAGTTTGAAGTCTGGAAGAAGATGATGCAGATAGTTCAGCTCG CTCCTGTCACACTGGACCCCAATACGGCACATCCTCTGCTGTTCCTGACCGATGATCTGACCCATGTGAAATCCAGCGCTGACGGACAACAGTATCCAGACAACCCAGAGAGGTTTGACTTTTATCAGTGCGTGCTGGGCTCTGAGGGCTTTACCTCTGGAACTCACTTCTGGGACGTGGAGGTCCTGAACAACACGTGCTGGTCTGTTGGAGTAACCACAGCATCTAACCGGAGAAAAGGAGGTAGTTTCTTTGACACCGGAGTGTGGCGCGTGCGCTACATGGCCGGTCAGTACACATCACAGTCAGCGTTCATGCCTCGCGTGCATTTAGCTCTTGATAAACAGCTGAAGGTGATCAGAGTTCAGCTGGACTGGGACGCAGGAAAGGTTTCGTTCTCCGATCCTCTTACTAACACACATCTGTGCACTTTCACCACTACATTTAATGAAGCAATCTATCCATTTCTCTATAACAGCTGTACAGATTTCCCGCTCAGAATCTTACCCGTGAAACTCAGTATTGAAGTGGTATCCTAA